One Pontibacillus yanchengensis DNA window includes the following coding sequences:
- a CDS encoding YjcZ family sporulation protein, translating into MGFGGCGYNPVGGQRGYNYGGGFVLIVVLFILLIIVGATIYY; encoded by the coding sequence ATGGGCTTTGGAGGCTGTGGTTATAATCCAGTTGGTGGTCAAAGAGGTTACAATTATGGTGGAGGATTTGTACTAATCGTTGTGCTATTCATTCTGTTAATCATTGTTGGAGCAACAATCTATTATTAA